Proteins encoded by one window of Castor canadensis chromosome 2, mCasCan1.hap1v2, whole genome shotgun sequence:
- the LOC109703455 gene encoding olfactory receptor 10D1B, translated as MRNLSVVTEFILLGIPHTEGLETMLFVMFLSFYIFTLMGNLLIMLAIVSSTQLHTPMYFFLSKLSIFDIFFPSVSSPKMLFYLMGNSRAISYSGCVSQLFFYHFLGCTECFLYTVMAYDRFIAICYPLRYSIIMSHRVCAILAMGTSFFGGIQATFLTTLTFQLPYCGPNEVDYYFCDIPVMLKLACADTSTLEMVGLISVGLMPLSCFLLILTSYSCIVCSILQIRSSEGRHRAFSTCSAHLTAILLFYLPVVLIYLQPTPKPWLNATVQVLNNLVTPMLNPLIYSLRNKEVKSSLRKVLHQLGFLPE; from the coding sequence ATGAGGAATCTCTCAGTGGTGACTGAGTTTATCCTTCTGGGCATCCCACACACAGAGGGTCTGGAGACGATGCTCTTTgtcatgtttttgtctttctacATCTTCACCCTCATGGGGAACCTGCTTATAATGCTGGCAATTGTCTCCTCCACCCAACTTcacactcccatgtacttcttcctgagCAAGCTATCtatttttgacatatttttcCCTTCTGTGAGTTCCCCCAAGATGCTCTTCTATCTCATGGGAAACAGTCGGGCCATCTCCTACTCAGGTTGTGTGTCCCAGCTCTTTTTCTACCATTTCCTGGGTTGTACTGAATGTTTCCTCTacactgtgatggcctatgaccgcttcATTGCCATATGTTACCCTCTACGCTACTCGATAATCATGAGCCACAGAGTGTGTGCCATCCTGGCTATGGGGACTTCATTTTTTGGGGGCATTCAGGCCACTTTTCTAACCACTCTCACCTTCCAGTTGCCTTACTGTGGTCCCAATGAGGTTGACTATTATTTCTGTGATATCCCAGTGATGCTGAAGCTAGCTTGTGCAGATACATCAACCTTGGAGATGGTGGGGCTCATCAGTGTTGGCCTCATGCCCCTCAGCTGCTTCCTTCTTATCCTAACCTCCTACAGCTGCATTGTCTGTTCCATCCTGCAGATCCGTTCTTCTGAGGGCCGACAccgagccttctccacctgcagTGCTCACCTAACTGCCATCCTCCTTTTCTACCTGCCAGTGGTCCTCATCTACCTGCAGCCCACCCCCAAACCCTGGCTTAATGCTACTGTTCAGGTCCTGAATAACCTGGTCActcccatgctgaaccccttGATCTATAGCCTCAGGAACAAGGAGGTGAAATCCTCACTGAGGAAGGTCCTACACCAACTGGGCTTCCTTCCTGAGTAG